From Streptomyces asiaticus, one genomic window encodes:
- the rpsF gene encoding 30S ribosomal protein S6, whose protein sequence is MRHYEVMVILDPDLEERAVSPLIENFLSVVREGNGKVEKVDTWGRRRLSYEIKKKPEGIYSVIDLQAEPAVVKELDRQLNLNESVLRTKVLRPETH, encoded by the coding sequence ATGCGTCACTACGAGGTGATGGTCATCCTCGACCCCGATCTCGAGGAGCGCGCTGTCTCCCCGCTGATCGAGAACTTCCTTTCCGTCGTCCGTGAGGGCAACGGCAAGGTTGAGAAGGTCGACACCTGGGGCCGTCGTCGTCTCTCGTACGAGATCAAGAAGAAGCCCGAGGGCATCTACTCGGTCATCGACTTGCAGGCCGAGCCCGCGGTCGTCAAGGAGCTCGACCGCCAGCTGAACCTGAACGAGTCGGTCCTCCGGACCAAGGTCCTCCGTCCCGAGACCCACTGA
- a CDS encoding single-stranded DNA-binding protein: MAGETVITVVGNLVDDPELRFTPSGAAVAKFRVASTPRTFDRQTNEWKDGESLFLTCSVWRQAAENVAESLQRGMRVIVQGRLKQRSYEDREGIKRTVYELDVDEVGASLRNATAKVTKTTGRGGQGGYGGGGGGGQGGGGWGGGPSGGGQQQGGGAPADDPWATGAPAGGQGGGGGGWGGGSGNSGGYSDEPPF; the protein is encoded by the coding sequence ATGGCAGGCGAGACCGTCATCACGGTCGTCGGCAATCTCGTCGACGACCCCGAGCTGCGTTTCACCCCGTCCGGTGCGGCGGTCGCGAAGTTCCGCGTCGCGTCCACTCCCCGTACCTTCGACCGGCAGACCAACGAGTGGAAGGACGGCGAGAGCCTCTTCCTCACGTGCTCGGTGTGGCGGCAGGCCGCGGAGAACGTGGCCGAGTCCCTTCAGCGCGGCATGCGCGTCATCGTGCAGGGCCGTCTGAAGCAGCGGTCCTATGAGGACCGCGAGGGGATCAAGCGCACGGTCTATGAGCTGGATGTCGACGAGGTCGGCGCCAGCCTGCGCAACGCCACAGCCAAGGTCACCAAGACCACCGGTCGCGGTGGTCAGGGTGGTTACGGCGGCGGTGGCGGTGGCGGCCAGGGCGGCGGTGGCTGGGGCGGTGGCCCCAGCGGCGGCGGCCAGCAGCAGGGCGGCGGCGCTCCGGCCGACGACCCGTGGGCGACCGGCGCTCCGGCCGGCGGCCAGGGCGGCGGTGGTGGTGGCTGGGGCGGCGGCTCCGGCAACTCCGGGGGCTACTCGGACGAGCCGCCCTTCTAG